The sequence acctcacattCAAGATAACGCGTATTATCTTGATGCCTGAGCATCAAGGTCAGCACATAGCTGTCATTTTTTTGAATACCAGCTATCCTACGTGAAGGAAAATGGGAATGCCTCGAATGCCaagatttttagatttttctctagGTAATAGAGATCAAACAGATTTTTAAGCAGTAGAGCGTGTTGATCAAAGGTGCTTGGAAGTGACTGAATCTTGGAGTCAAAAAGTCTGAAGCCGCTCTAATAGTTGCTTCTTTCCCATTCCCATCCAAATCTGTCTACCCTCAACCCATATGCATTTCAGAACGATGTTTCTAAAAACCAGCCATTTATATCTGCTTAGGTAAGTTACAGAGTAAGGTGGTGTATTTACAAGTTGGTTTGTCCAGATATACTATAACTTAGTGTCTGTATTTAATATTgacaaccaaaaaatatatataaatatcttccAACTATACACAGCAGGGCAGGAGTGTTCACGTCTTCTTGAATAGTGAGTTCTCAGTTTCCCATGGCCCTCCTCTCTTGGTGACCGTCTGGCCCTCAGTGCAAAGGAGACTAGCACCTGGCAGCCCAGTCtggcccttcccctctcctccctgtaCTCCAGTGCTCCCAACTGGTCTCAGGCAAGGGAAGATTAATTTGAGTGGTTGGGTAGGAAGAGACAGGAATGGGCGAATCCTAATGGAGCCTGATCCTGGAGCCTGATCCCTAGGTGGGGAGACCCAGGCCCACAGAACGAGTGGCCAGAGCCACCTCTTAGGGTAGAAGACTCATGGTTCGTAGTTCGATTAGTGTGTCCTTGGGTCATAGGTCCGGCCCTACAGATTAGCTTGGCAAAGAAGGCAAGTGTCTAGGCAGGGCTTGGTCCCCACCCTCAGGCACTGAGCCATTCAGGGTGAAGCCAGGGATGTGGATAAAGGAGACTCTGgctgataaaaaaataataacaaaatcagtaataaaaaaattataaaacctgTTGCTTGTCTGAATAGATCTGAGCAACAGTCTTGTTAAAATCCTGGAGCCATTAAAAGTCCTGAATATTCTTCTGGACATCACTACTGGCTGAAGGAAAgagccccaggcccagctctgctgAGATCTTGTCAGTTTGAAAGTCTCATCCAGCTGCCTGTGCTCCGAGAGATCCTTGGGCTGCTGGGAGCAGACCGGGCTGGTGGTGTGGGGCACCTCACACTTGTGAATCAGCTCCCAGGGGGTGGAACAGCTCCTCGGGTGTCTTGTCACTTTGGCTCGCTCCCCCCTGCCGGAAGCCGGAAGCAATCTCATCGAAGGTCCTGCCTTTCGTCTCGGGAACTTTGAAGTAGGTGAAGATGAAGAACAGAACCAGGAGCACGGTGAAGATGATGAAGACATAGGGACCACACAGTTGCTGAAAGATACACAGAAACACTCGGTTGGAGACCTGACCCTACATCGGGCCGTAGGACCTTGGCTAAGTCACTTTACCTCTGGGCCTTTGATCTGAAAAAGGGAACACCCACCGACAACCCAGGAGCATTGGGATGTTAGTATTAGACTCTGCGGCAGCTGGCATGTGATAGGAGCAGTTTCCCACAGCAgagcaaaacagaaaattcaaagaTAAGGAAAGAACCCTGTGTGACTTGGGCTTCTAAGCCCCAGCATGATTCCCGTAAGAACGGTAGGGACAGCATTTTGCACAGTACTATGGGGTCCTGCATGCAGGAGAGAAATGCTGAGTGTGGGCAGTCTGGGAGTTCTCACCTCCACATACTGGAAGCACATGCCCACAATGAAATTTGAGGTCCAGTTGGAGAAGCCAGCGACAGCAATGGCAGCTGGACGAGGGCCCTGGCTGAAGAGTTCAGCCACAATGAACCATGGGATGGGGCCGGGGCCCACTTCGAAGAAGGCCACGAAGCCAAAGATGGCCACGATGCTCAGGTAGGACATCCAGGGCAGCCGCTCCTGTTGAGGACGAGAGACGGGAGGAAAGTTAGATTGGGCTGTGCTGGATCCTCAGAAGAAACAAACTGCAAAGGCAGCCCAGGGCAGGCCTAAGAGCTCTAGGCTGGAAAGCAGGAGGCCAGGGTTGATCCTGGATTTGCCGTGTGACTTAGGTACCCTGTGCCGGGTCTCGGATTCCTCATCTGAACAAAACAGTTTAAGTCCTGTGTGGTCTGCCCTCCCAGAATGGTCATGTAGTTGCGTGTGGAAGGCGCTAAGAAGAGGTCCCTGGGGTCCCCTGGCTCTGGCTGTGGAGCAGTCTGCTTacagtaggaggatgtggaagaaCATTCCTGGGGGTGGGTGTCAGAAGGCTTATAAGGTGCCCTACTCGggactggcacagagcaggcatgtGGTTTTACGTATAATCATTCTCGAGGAAGCTGCAGTAGAAAAGTTCTATGGGCTTCGTTCCAGATCCCAGATCAGCTGCTCATTGCCTACGGTATTGCCAGGCCTCTCGGCCATCACCGCACTCTAAGCCTTGGTTCGGCTGTAAAATGAGTGTACTGGTGCTTTCCTTGCCCAGGTGTTGGACAATCAAGCGTTGTGTGTGAAGTGCCTGGGACAGGATCATCACAGAGATTACAGTCACGGGCTTGGGGCCAGCAGACCTGAGGTTGACTCCTGGCTTCGTCCTTTATCTGCTACCTTACTAACCTCACTGGGGGAGGCTTCCTCACCTGAGAAATGGGAATATTGACTGAACTACACCTGTGCGTCGTGAGGACTGAGTGAGATGAGGCATGTTTCCACGCCTCTGTGGTGAGGAGGGCATTACTTTCTAGGGCTGTTCTGAAGATGAATTGAAGATGCAGAGAAGACTTTGAAAAATTTAGTATCAGGCAGAGTAGCTCCTGGGGAGAGAGAACTTGAAGTCTGGGGCTGGAGGTGCGGTGGTGAGAAAGCACCAAGCAGCGAGGAGCCATTTGAAGACAGGATGGGAGCGGGATGGAAGGAGCCAGCCTTAAGAGGCAGAAGGTCAGGCCCACGCCCGGGATTGTGAGGGGTGCAGAACCAGGGCGAGGGCAGCCCCCCCTGCCAACACCTGGCCTCCAGTGCTGCTCGCCAGCCTGGGGCTGAGACAGGCACTTTGGGGTCTGATGCCCACGTGAGCTCCCCCCACCTGCCGCCTGGCCCCCCGAGCAAGGCAACTCACCAGCAGCGCCAGCGCGATGGTCATGAGCACCGCACAGCCTGCCATACCGGCCAGGCCTATGAGGTGCAGCGTCCGCCGGCCAGCTCGTTCCACCACAAACAGCTGTGGGCAGAGAGGATGTCAGTGCAGCCTGCCTGGTGCCCCTCTGAACATACCCCTTCCTCCGGGAGGGTGGCCCCCATTGCTGGGAAAGCCACGTGGCACTGCAGAGATGGATGCCtcctccctggggctcagctcggGGACTACACAGGATCTGAGGGAATGCGAGCTGGCCCCCGAGAGCCAGACAGCTGAGCATTCTGGCTGTGGCCTTGGGCCAGCCATTGCACTTCTCTGAGCGCCAGTGTCATCAGCTGTTTGATAGAGTAATGAACTTGATGAATTGTCCAAGATGAAATGAGAGAGCACTTAGGGAGCCCGTGATGCgtgcctggctcacagtaaaGGCTGCTGTTTGGTCATGAGGCCCTGAGGCCCCAAACTGGACCCCAGCTGCCGACTGGCTGTGGGCAACGATGCAAAAGACTCACCGACACGACAGTGAAGGCTGTGTTGACGATGCCGGAGCCGATGGTGGCATACACAGGCTGCTGCACCCCCGCCTTCTCGAAGATGCTTGTGGAGTAATAGAAAACCTACGGGACACAGAATTCGCGGAGCTCAGCCAGGTGCGGTGGCTCTTCCCCGGCCTCTGTCCCAGTGGGGTCAGGACACACGGTCAGTAAAGAATGAAGGGGACACTGCACCAGTGCCCTCATGGGTTCTGGTTCTAAAGGACAGCTGCTCCTCTGGCAGGGGCTCGTCTGTTGTTTTAAGTGTGGGACCTGTCCACAGCACACACTTGACTGCAGGGTTTGGCTGGGGCCACAGGAAAGGGTGGGTGAGGGCACTCACAGCATTGATGCCAGACAGCTGCTGGGACAGCTGCAGCACCACGGCAATGAGGATGGGCTGACGGTAGGCGGTCGAGCGGAACAGCTCCAGGATGGTGACCTTCTTCTCCCGCATCATCTGCCGGCTCTCCTCCTTCATCTCCTGCAGGTCGCGGGTCACATCCGAGGTCCCGCGCAGCTTCTTCAGCACTGGGGGGGCCGGAGGGAAGGCGGGGGTGGCTCAGAGCAGGGAGGaggccggggccgggggcggggaggggcagggcccgcCGTACCGCTCTTGGCCCGGTTCTCCTCGTTGCGGTTGATGAGCAGGAAGCGGGGGCTCTCAGGGCAGAAGGGCAG comes from Delphinus delphis chromosome 1, mDelDel1.2, whole genome shotgun sequence and encodes:
- the SLC2A1 gene encoding solute carrier family 2, facilitated glucose transporter member 1 isoform X2 is translated as MPPRRRNSMLMMNLLTFVSAVLMGFSKLAKSFEMLILGRFVIGVYCGLTTGFVPMYVGEVSPTDLRGALGTLHQLGIVVGILIAQVFGLDSIMGNQDLWPLLLSVIFIPALLQCILLPFCPESPRFLLINRNEENRAKSVLKKLRGTSDVTRDLQEMKEESRQMMREKKVTILELFRSTAYRQPILIAVVLQLSQQLSGINAVFYYSTSIFEKAGVQQPVYATIGSGIVNTAFTVVSLFVVERAGRRTLHLIGLAGMAGCAVLMTIALALLERLPWMSYLSIVAIFGFVAFFEVGPGPIPWFIVAELFSQGPRPAAIAVAGFSNWTSNFIVGMCFQYVEQLCGPYVFIIFTVLLVLFFIFTYFKVPETKGRTFDEIASGFRQGGASQSDKTPEELFHPLGADSQV
- the SLC2A1 gene encoding solute carrier family 2, facilitated glucose transporter member 1 isoform X1, translated to MEPSSKKLTGRLMLAVGGAVLGSLQFGYNTGVINAPQKVIEEFYNQTWIHRYGERILPTTLTTLWSLSVAIFSVGGMIGSFSVGLFVNRFGRRNSMLMMNLLTFVSAVLMGFSKLAKSFEMLILGRFVIGVYCGLTTGFVPMYVGEVSPTDLRGALGTLHQLGIVVGILIAQVFGLDSIMGNQDLWPLLLSVIFIPALLQCILLPFCPESPRFLLINRNEENRAKSVLKKLRGTSDVTRDLQEMKEESRQMMREKKVTILELFRSTAYRQPILIAVVLQLSQQLSGINAVFYYSTSIFEKAGVQQPVYATIGSGIVNTAFTVVSLFVVERAGRRTLHLIGLAGMAGCAVLMTIALALLERLPWMSYLSIVAIFGFVAFFEVGPGPIPWFIVAELFSQGPRPAAIAVAGFSNWTSNFIVGMCFQYVEQLCGPYVFIIFTVLLVLFFIFTYFKVPETKGRTFDEIASGFRQGGASQSDKTPEELFHPLGADSQV